The Pirellulales bacterium sequence CGATAATGAATTGGGCGTAGCGCGCCTGGATGCCGGCGACCTGCGGGCAAATGCTACGGTCCCAACGCGCGAGTTGATCGGCGCCGGCTGGCGCTGCCGAGACTTGGCCGACAAAATCGCGGACCATGTCCTCTGCGTGGCCGGTAACGGTGACCTGTTCCGGCGGTGGCTGAGACGCGTCCTGAGCGAAGGCGGGCGACGAAAGCACAGCCAAAACGGCAGCGCACATGGCGGCTCTAAGCGGCTTCATGGCGCCGACCCTAGGCCGCAATGCCGGGGCGGCAAACGCCCTTGCGACAAGAACGCTGCTTCTTACGGCGAGTTTACGCCGCGCCGGACAGGCCTTCCGGCAGTTCGCGCCGCTCATAAACGCGGTCGACGATGCCGTAGTCTCGGGCTTCCTCGGCCGTCATGAAGTGATCGCGGTCCAGCGTGCGTTCCACGCGCTCGTACGGTTGGCCGGTATGTTTCACGTAGATTTCGTTGAGGCGTTTCTTAGTGGCGATGATGTCTTCGGCGTGGCGCTCGATATCCGAGGCTTGGCCACGGAAGCCGCCTGACGGCTGGTGCACCATCACGCGCGCGTTGGGCAAGCAGATGCGTAGGCCCTTCTCGCCCGACGCCAGCAGCAGCGAGCCCATCGAGGCGGCTTGGCCAATGCAGACCGTGGAAACCGGGCTGCGGATGTATTGCATGGTGTCGTAGATCGCGAGGCCGGAGGTGACGATGCCGCCCGGGCTGTTGATGTACATGGCGATTTCGCGCTTCGGGTTCTCGGATTCCAAGAACAGAAGTTGCGCCGTAACGAAGGCGGCTGTGGTGTCGTCCACCGGACCAGTCACGAAGATGATCCGCTCCTTCAGGAGCCGCGAGAAAATGTCGTAGAAACGCTCACCCCGGCTGCTCTGTTCGAGCACGCTGGGCATGAAATTGATCATCTTGGTGACGGGGTCAAACGACATGACGGCCTTTCGCTGGAGCCGGAATCGCCCCGGCTGCGCTCATATTTGACGCCTTGCCGCAGCCCGCAAGCCCTATGGCTGACGGAACGTGGCAGGGTTACTCGCTGGCGGCGGCTTCACCCTTGGCGGACTTGGCTTTTTTCGACTTTTTCGCCGCCGGCGCCGGTGCGTCATCTTCTGCGAACAAGGAGTCCTTGCTGACGTCCTCATTCT is a genomic window containing:
- a CDS encoding ATP-dependent Clp protease proteolytic subunit, giving the protein MNFMPSVLEQSSRGERFYDIFSRLLKERIIFVTGPVDDTTAAFVTAQLLFLESENPKREIAMYINSPGGIVTSGLAIYDTMQYIRSPVSTVCIGQAASMGSLLLASGEKGLRICLPNARVMVHQPSGGFRGQASDIERHAEDIIATKKRLNEIYVKHTGQPYERVERTLDRDHFMTAEEARDYGIVDRVYERRELPEGLSGAA